Proteins encoded together in one Mycobacterium noviomagense window:
- the hsaB gene encoding 3-hydroxy-9,10-secoandrosta-1,3,5(10)-triene-9,17-dione monooxygenase reductase subunit gives MTAAPIDSRTFRQVLGQFCTGITIITTMHEDAPAGFACQSFAALSLDPPLVLFCPTKVSRTWQAIEASGKFCVNILHEKQQHVSARFGSKEPDKFTGIDWHPSELGSPVIEGTLAHIDCTVASVHDGGDHFVVFGAVHSLSEVPRTKPRPLLFYRGEYTGIEPDKNTPAQWRDDLEAFLTTTTQDTWL, from the coding sequence ATGACGGCCGCGCCGATTGATTCGCGCACCTTCCGGCAGGTGCTCGGTCAGTTCTGCACCGGCATCACGATCATCACCACCATGCACGAGGACGCCCCCGCGGGCTTCGCGTGCCAATCCTTCGCCGCCCTGTCGCTGGATCCGCCGCTGGTGTTGTTCTGCCCGACCAAGGTGTCCCGTACCTGGCAGGCCATCGAGGCCAGTGGGAAATTCTGCGTCAACATCCTGCATGAGAAGCAGCAGCACGTCTCGGCGCGGTTCGGCTCGAAGGAGCCGGACAAGTTCACCGGAATCGACTGGCACCCTTCCGAACTGGGTTCACCCGTCATCGAGGGCACACTCGCGCACATCGACTGCACGGTTGCATCGGTGCACGACGGCGGTGACCATTTCGTGGTGTTCGGCGCGGTGCATTCGCTCTCTGAGGTGCCGAGGACCAAGCCGCGGCCGCTGCTGTTCTACCGCGGCGAGTACACCGGCATCGAGCCGGACAAGAACACGCCCGCGCAATGGCGCGACGACCTCGAGGCGTTTCTCACCACCACCACCCAGGACACCTGGCTCTAG
- a CDS encoding LacI family DNA-binding transcriptional regulator, translating into MSPPPRRRAGSDDPAVVRAAQGPPRRRATLASLAAELKVSRTTISNAYNRPDQLSAELRERVLAAAKRMGYPGPDPVARSLRTRKAGVVGLVMAEQLTYSFSDPAALNFVGGLAESCEAVGQGLLLLAVGPNRSVADGTAAVLGAGVDGFVVYSVSEDDPYLQVVMQRRLPAVVVDQPKDVSGVSRVGIDDRAAMRELAEYVLELGHREIGLLTMRLSREPHQGVVDPQRLRSPTFHVQADRIYGVRDAMAAAGLDPDSLTVVESHEHQPTSGGTAAAAALQANPRITALMCTADVLALSAMDHLRARGIYAPGQITVTGFDGVPEAIRRGLTTVAQPSLAKGRRAGELVLTPPRSGLPAVEVLDTELIRGRTAGPP; encoded by the coding sequence ATGAGCCCCCCGCCTCGTCGCCGGGCAGGGTCTGACGACCCGGCGGTTGTGCGGGCAGCTCAGGGCCCGCCTCGTCGCCGGGCCACCCTGGCGTCCCTGGCGGCCGAGCTCAAGGTCTCGCGGACCACGATCTCCAATGCCTACAACCGGCCCGATCAACTCTCGGCTGAGCTACGGGAGCGGGTTCTGGCCGCCGCGAAGCGCATGGGTTATCCCGGCCCCGATCCGGTGGCGCGATCGCTTCGCACCCGCAAGGCCGGTGTGGTCGGTCTGGTGATGGCCGAGCAGCTGACCTACTCGTTCAGCGACCCTGCGGCGTTGAATTTCGTTGGGGGACTGGCGGAATCGTGCGAGGCGGTGGGCCAGGGCCTGCTGCTGTTGGCGGTCGGCCCGAACCGCAGTGTGGCCGACGGTACGGCGGCCGTGCTCGGCGCGGGGGTCGACGGCTTCGTGGTCTATTCGGTGTCCGAGGATGACCCCTACCTTCAGGTGGTTATGCAGCGCCGTCTGCCGGCTGTAGTGGTCGACCAGCCCAAAGATGTCTCCGGCGTGTCCCGCGTCGGCATCGACGACCGTGCGGCAATGCGCGAGCTCGCCGAGTACGTGCTCGAACTCGGCCACCGCGAGATAGGGCTGCTGACCATGCGGCTGAGCCGGGAGCCTCACCAGGGCGTGGTCGATCCGCAGCGGCTGCGCTCACCGACTTTTCATGTGCAAGCCGATCGCATCTACGGGGTTCGCGACGCGATGGCCGCCGCGGGCCTCGACCCGGATTCGCTGACGGTGGTGGAAAGCCATGAGCATCAACCCACTTCGGGGGGAACCGCCGCCGCGGCGGCGCTGCAAGCCAATCCACGGATCACTGCGCTGATGTGCACGGCCGATGTGCTGGCGCTCTCGGCGATGGACCACCTTCGCGCCCGCGGCATTTACGCGCCGGGTCAGATAACCGTCACCGGATTCGACGGCGTGCCCGAGGCGATCCGGCGCGGTCTGACCACTGTGGCGCAGCCAAGCCTGGCGAAGGGCCGTCGCGCCGGCGAGTTGGTGTTGACGCCGCCGCGCTCAGGGCTGCCGGCCGTCGAGGTGCTGGATACCGAATTGATCCGGGGACGCACCGCCGGCCCGCCGTAG
- the hsaC gene encoding iron-dependent extradiol dioxygenase HsaC, protein MSIRSLGYLRIEATDVAAWREYGLKVLGMVEGKGSTEGALYLRIDDFPARLVIVPGEHDRLSVAGWECANAEGLQEIRHRLDVEGVPYKEATAAELAERRVDEMIQFSDPSGNCLEVFHGAALEHRRVVSPYGHKFVTGEQGLGHVVLSTRDDTEALHFYRDVLGFKLRDSMRLPPQLVGRPADGPPAWLRFFGCNPRHHSLAFMPAPTPSGIVHLMVEVENADDVGLCLDRALRRKVPMSATLGRHVNDLMLSFYMKTPGGFDVEFGCEGRQVDDHDWIARESTAVSLWGHDFTVGARGQ, encoded by the coding sequence ATGAGCATCCGGTCATTGGGCTATCTGCGCATCGAGGCCACCGACGTGGCGGCGTGGCGGGAGTACGGCCTGAAAGTCCTCGGCATGGTCGAGGGCAAGGGCAGCACCGAGGGCGCGCTCTATCTGCGGATAGACGACTTTCCGGCCCGCTTGGTGATCGTTCCCGGCGAGCACGACCGGCTCTCGGTGGCCGGCTGGGAATGCGCAAATGCCGAAGGGCTGCAGGAGATCCGGCATCGGCTCGACGTCGAAGGTGTGCCGTATAAGGAAGCCACCGCCGCCGAGCTGGCGGAGCGGCGCGTCGACGAGATGATCCAATTCTCCGACCCGTCCGGTAACTGCCTCGAGGTCTTTCACGGCGCCGCGCTCGAGCACCGCCGGGTGGTCAGTCCGTACGGCCACAAGTTCGTCACCGGCGAGCAGGGGCTGGGCCATGTGGTGCTGTCCACCCGCGACGACACGGAGGCGTTGCACTTCTACCGCGACGTGCTCGGCTTCAAGCTGCGTGACTCGATGCGGCTACCGCCGCAGCTGGTGGGCCGCCCCGCTGACGGGCCGCCGGCCTGGCTGCGCTTCTTCGGCTGCAACCCGCGCCACCACAGCCTGGCATTCATGCCGGCGCCGACCCCCAGCGGCATCGTCCATCTGATGGTCGAAGTCGAAAACGCCGACGACGTCGGGCTGTGCCTGGACCGGGCGCTGCGGCGCAAGGTGCCGATGTCAGCCACGTTGGGCCGCCACGTCAACGACCTGATGTTGTCCTTCTATATGAAGACACCCGGCGGATTCGACGTCGAATTCGGTTGCGAGGGAAGACAAGTCGACGACCACGACTGGATCGCCCGGGAGAGCACGGCGGTCAGCCTGTGGGGACACGACTTCACGGTCGGCGCGCGCGGGCAGTAA
- the kstR gene encoding cholesterol catabolism transcriptional regulator KstR, translating to MAVLAESELGSEAQRERRKRILDATMAIASKGGYEAVQMRAVADRADVAVGTLYRYFPSKVHLLVSALGREFERIDAKTDRSTLTGGTPYQRLNFMVNRLNRAMQRNPLLTEAMTRAYVFADASAASEVDHVERVIDSMFARAMADGEPTEEQYHIARVLSNVWTSNLLAWLTRRASATDVSKRLDLAVRLLIGDQENAKSSG from the coding sequence GTGGCGGTCCTTGCTGAATCGGAGCTGGGCTCAGAGGCGCAGCGCGAGCGCCGTAAGCGCATCCTGGACGCGACGATGGCCATCGCGTCGAAGGGCGGCTACGAGGCAGTTCAGATGCGCGCGGTGGCCGACCGGGCAGATGTCGCGGTGGGCACGCTGTACCGCTATTTCCCGTCGAAGGTCCATCTGCTGGTCTCGGCGCTGGGCCGAGAGTTCGAACGTATCGATGCCAAGACCGACCGCTCCACACTGACCGGCGGCACCCCGTACCAGCGGTTGAACTTCATGGTCAATAGGCTCAACCGCGCCATGCAGCGCAACCCGTTGCTGACCGAGGCGATGACCCGGGCGTACGTGTTCGCCGACGCCTCCGCGGCCAGTGAGGTCGACCACGTTGAGAGGGTGATCGATTCGATGTTCGCCCGCGCGATGGCCGACGGCGAGCCGACCGAAGAGCAGTACCACATCGCTCGAGTGCTCTCGAATGTCTGGACGTCGAACCTGCTGGCCTGGCTGACCCGGCGGGCCTCGGCCACCGACGTCAGTAAGCGGCTGGACCTGGCTGTGCGACTGTTGATCGGCGACCAGGAGAACGCCAAGAGCTCGGGCTGA
- a CDS encoding acyl-CoA dehydrogenase, protein MPSTMTDEQFAARELVRDWAAGAGTTDVIRDIKQGKPEAWRPGYDGLAELGLFGVAVPEDCGGAGGSIEDLCAMVEEAARALVPGPVATTALATLVVTDPETRGLLASGERAAGMALSGDVHLDTASRASGTVPWALGATDGGLLLVTSDDKWVLVDAADDGVTVEPLTPTDFSRPLARVVLTSAPATVLDVSPERIEDLAATVLAAEAAGVTRWALDTAVEYAKVREQFGKPIGSFQAIKHICAEMLCRAEQVAVAAADAAHAAADPDPGQLSVAAAIAASIGIDAAKANVKDCIQVLGGIGITWEHDAHLYLRRAYGIGQFLGGSPRWLRRTAALTQAGVRRQLSIDLSGVAHLRPQIAATVAEIAALPNEKRQVALADAGLLAPHWPAPYGRDASPAEQLLIDQEMSAAGVERPDLVIGWWAVPTILEHGTPEQIERFVPATLRGEIFWCQLFSEPGAGSDLASLRTKAVRAEGGWKLTGQKVWTSSAHKAQWGVCLARTDPDAPKHKGITYFLVDMSSPGIVIRPLREITGDALFNEVFLEDVFVPDEMVVGAVNDGWRLARTTLANERVAMATGTALGNPMEELLAAVADLDLDAARQHQLALLIVAAQTGALLDQRIAELAVGGKDPGAESSVRKLIGVRYRQALAEYRMDVSEGAGVVEDPVVHDFLNTRCLTIAGGTEQILLTLAAERLLGLPRG, encoded by the coding sequence GTGCCATCCACCATGACCGACGAACAGTTCGCGGCGCGTGAGTTGGTGCGCGACTGGGCTGCCGGCGCGGGTACGACCGACGTTATCCGCGACATCAAGCAGGGCAAGCCGGAGGCCTGGCGGCCCGGGTACGACGGTTTGGCCGAGCTGGGATTGTTCGGTGTCGCGGTGCCCGAGGACTGCGGCGGTGCCGGCGGGAGCATCGAGGACCTGTGCGCGATGGTCGAGGAGGCCGCGAGGGCTTTGGTGCCGGGCCCGGTCGCGACGACGGCTCTGGCCACCCTGGTGGTCACCGACCCCGAAACGCGTGGCCTGCTGGCATCTGGCGAAAGGGCCGCCGGGATGGCCCTGAGCGGCGACGTGCACCTCGACACCGCTTCGCGCGCATCGGGCACCGTGCCGTGGGCGCTCGGTGCGACGGACGGCGGCCTGCTGCTGGTGACGAGCGACGACAAGTGGGTACTGGTCGACGCCGCCGACGACGGCGTCACGGTCGAGCCGCTGACGCCGACCGACTTCTCCCGCCCGTTGGCTCGTGTGGTGCTGACTTCCGCACCGGCGACGGTGCTTGACGTGTCCCCGGAGCGGATCGAGGACCTCGCCGCCACCGTGCTGGCCGCCGAGGCGGCCGGGGTGACGCGGTGGGCGCTGGACACCGCCGTCGAATACGCCAAAGTGCGCGAGCAGTTCGGCAAGCCGATCGGCAGCTTCCAGGCTATCAAGCACATCTGCGCCGAAATGCTTTGCCGCGCAGAACAAGTCGCGGTGGCCGCCGCCGACGCCGCGCACGCCGCCGCCGACCCCGACCCGGGGCAGTTGTCGGTCGCAGCGGCCATTGCCGCCAGCATTGGTATCGACGCCGCCAAAGCCAACGTCAAAGACTGCATCCAGGTGCTCGGCGGCATCGGCATCACCTGGGAACACGACGCGCACCTCTATCTGCGCCGGGCCTACGGCATCGGCCAGTTCCTGGGCGGCTCGCCGCGGTGGCTGCGCCGCACCGCCGCCCTGACCCAGGCCGGCGTCCGCCGCCAGCTGAGCATCGATCTCAGCGGCGTCGCACACCTGCGACCGCAGATCGCTGCGACGGTCGCCGAGATCGCCGCACTTCCCAATGAGAAACGGCAGGTTGCCCTGGCCGATGCGGGCCTGCTGGCGCCGCACTGGCCGGCGCCCTACGGGCGCGACGCCTCACCGGCCGAGCAGTTGCTGATCGACCAGGAAATGTCGGCGGCCGGTGTCGAACGGCCGGACCTGGTAATCGGTTGGTGGGCGGTACCGACGATCCTCGAACACGGGACTCCTGAGCAGATCGAGCGCTTCGTGCCCGCGACGCTGCGCGGTGAAATCTTTTGGTGCCAACTGTTTTCCGAGCCCGGGGCCGGCTCAGATCTGGCGTCGCTGCGGACCAAGGCGGTGCGTGCCGAGGGTGGCTGGAAGCTGACCGGGCAAAAGGTGTGGACGTCGTCGGCGCACAAAGCGCAATGGGGAGTGTGCCTGGCCCGCACCGACCCCGACGCGCCGAAACACAAGGGCATCACCTACTTCCTGGTCGACATGAGCTCGCCGGGCATCGTGATCCGACCGCTGCGCGAAATCACCGGCGACGCCCTGTTCAACGAGGTCTTCCTCGAGGACGTCTTCGTCCCCGACGAGATGGTCGTCGGCGCGGTCAACGACGGCTGGCGACTGGCCCGCACCACCTTGGCCAACGAGCGGGTCGCGATGGCCACCGGCACCGCGCTGGGCAACCCGATGGAAGAGCTGCTTGCCGCGGTGGCCGACCTGGACCTTGACGCCGCCCGCCAACACCAGCTGGCGCTGCTGATCGTCGCCGCTCAAACCGGTGCGCTGCTCGACCAGCGCATCGCTGAGCTTGCGGTCGGCGGCAAGGACCCGGGCGCAGAGTCCAGCGTCCGCAAGCTGATCGGCGTGCGCTATCGGCAGGCGCTGGCCGAGTACCGGATGGACGTCTCCGAGGGCGCCGGCGTGGTTGAAGACCCAGTGGTGCACGACTTCCTCAACACCCGCTGCCTGACGATCGCCGGCGGCACCGAGCAGATCCTGCTCACGCTGGCCGCCGAACGGCTGCTCGGCCTGCCGCGCGGGTAA
- the hsaA gene encoding 3-hydroxy-9,10-secoandrosta-1,3,5(10)-triene-9,17-dione monooxygenase oxygenase subunit yields the protein MTSIEQRDAQSVLDGIDELLPKLRQRAQETEDLRRLPDATVSELAEIGFFRLLQPKQWDGLECDPTLFYEAARRLASACGSTGWVGSIVGVHNWHLALFDQKAQEEVWGEDTNVRISSSYAPMGAGTVVDGGYIVNGSWNWSSGCDHASWTFVGGPVIKDGRPVDFGSFLIPRSEYEIEDVWHVVGLRGTGSNTLHVKDVFVPRHRFLSYKAMNDHTAGGLVTNTAPVYKMPWGTMHPTTITAPIVGMAYGAYEAHVEHQGKRVRAAFAGEKAKDDPFAKVRIAEAASDIDAAWRQLIGNVGDEYALLAAGKEIPFALRARARRDQVRATGRAIASIDRLFEASGATALANTAPIQRFWRDAHAGRVHAANDPERAYVIFGNHEFGLPPGDTMV from the coding sequence GTGACGTCCATTGAACAACGTGACGCCCAGTCGGTCCTAGACGGCATCGACGAACTTCTGCCGAAGCTCCGGCAGCGGGCCCAAGAGACCGAAGACCTGCGCCGGTTGCCTGACGCGACCGTGAGCGAGCTTGCCGAAATCGGGTTCTTCCGGTTGCTGCAACCCAAGCAGTGGGATGGCCTGGAATGCGACCCGACGCTGTTCTACGAGGCGGCTCGCCGGCTGGCCAGCGCCTGCGGGTCCACCGGTTGGGTCGGCTCGATCGTTGGCGTGCACAATTGGCACCTCGCGCTGTTCGACCAGAAGGCCCAGGAGGAGGTCTGGGGCGAGGACACCAATGTGCGGATCTCGTCGTCGTATGCGCCGATGGGCGCGGGCACCGTGGTCGACGGTGGGTACATCGTGAACGGTTCGTGGAACTGGTCGTCGGGATGTGACCACGCGAGCTGGACGTTCGTCGGCGGCCCGGTGATCAAAGACGGCCGGCCGGTGGACTTCGGCAGCTTTTTGATCCCGCGCAGCGAATACGAGATCGAGGATGTCTGGCATGTCGTCGGGCTGCGCGGAACGGGCAGCAACACCCTTCACGTCAAGGACGTCTTCGTGCCGCGGCACCGGTTCTTGTCATACAAGGCGATGAACGACCACACCGCCGGCGGGCTTGTGACCAACACCGCGCCTGTGTACAAGATGCCTTGGGGCACAATGCATCCCACCACTATCACCGCGCCTATCGTCGGCATGGCGTACGGCGCCTACGAGGCGCATGTGGAGCATCAGGGCAAGCGGGTGCGTGCGGCGTTCGCCGGTGAGAAGGCCAAGGACGACCCGTTCGCCAAGGTGCGCATCGCCGAGGCGGCCAGCGACATCGACGCGGCATGGCGCCAGCTGATCGGCAACGTCGGCGACGAGTACGCGCTGCTGGCGGCGGGCAAGGAGATCCCGTTCGCGCTGCGGGCCCGTGCCCGCCGCGACCAGGTGCGCGCGACCGGCCGCGCGATCGCCTCGATCGACCGCCTCTTCGAGGCCTCCGGTGCCACCGCGCTGGCCAACACCGCTCCCATTCAACGGTTCTGGCGCGACGCCCACGCCGGGCGGGTGCACGCGGCCAACGACCCGGAGCGGGCCTACGTCATCTTCGGAAACCACGAGTTCGGGCTCCCCCCCGGCGACACGATGGTCTGA
- the hsaD gene encoding 4,5:9,10-diseco-3-hydroxy-5,9,17-trioxoandrosta-1(10),2-diene-4-oate hydrolase, giving the protein MTITEELTFESTSRYVEVDVDGPLKLHYHEAGAGQTIVLLHGGGPGASSWTNFSRNIAVLAQYFHVLAVDQPGYGHSDKRAEHGQFNRYAARALKGLFDELGLGRIPLVGNSLGGGTAVRFALDYPDRAGRLVLMGPGGLSVNLFAPDPTEGVKRLGKFSIEPTRENLEAFLRVMVYDQKLITPELVDQRFALASTPESLAATAAMGKSFAGADFEAGMMWREVYKLRQPVLLIWGREDRVNPLDGALVALKTIPRAQLHVFGQCGHWAQVEKFDEFNKLTIDFLGGAR; this is encoded by the coding sequence ATGACCATCACCGAGGAGCTGACGTTCGAGTCCACCTCGCGCTACGTCGAGGTCGACGTCGACGGACCGCTGAAGCTGCACTACCACGAGGCGGGCGCCGGTCAGACGATCGTGCTGCTGCACGGTGGTGGACCCGGCGCGTCGAGCTGGACGAACTTTTCGCGCAACATCGCGGTGCTGGCTCAGTACTTCCACGTGCTGGCGGTCGACCAGCCCGGCTACGGCCACTCGGACAAGCGTGCCGAGCACGGCCAGTTCAACCGCTATGCGGCGCGAGCTTTGAAGGGCCTGTTCGACGAGTTGGGCCTGGGACGTATTCCGCTGGTCGGCAATTCGCTCGGTGGCGGTACCGCGGTCCGCTTCGCGCTCGACTACCCCGATCGGGCCGGACGGCTGGTGCTGATGGGTCCGGGGGGATTAAGCGTCAACCTGTTCGCCCCCGACCCCACCGAGGGGGTCAAGCGGCTCGGGAAGTTTTCCATCGAGCCGACCCGGGAAAACCTCGAGGCGTTCCTACGGGTCATGGTCTACGACCAGAAGCTGATCACCCCGGAGCTGGTCGACCAGCGTTTCGCCTTGGCAAGCACGCCAGAATCGCTGGCAGCGACGGCGGCGATGGGAAAGTCGTTCGCGGGTGCCGATTTCGAAGCCGGCATGATGTGGCGCGAGGTCTACAAGCTGCGCCAACCGGTGTTGCTGATCTGGGGGCGTGAAGACCGGGTCAATCCGCTCGACGGTGCCCTTGTGGCGTTGAAGACGATTCCGCGCGCACAACTGCACGTCTTCGGGCAGTGTGGACATTGGGCGCAGGTGGAGAAATTCGACGAGTTCAACAAGCTGACGATTGACTTCCTCGGAGGTGCGAGATGA
- a CDS encoding ferredoxin--NADP reductase, with protein MSEEKAGAVADDVPDEPLGSHVLELQVADVIAETDEARSLVFAVPDGADIPAERLRYAPGQFLTLRIPSDRTGSVARCYSLCSSPFTDDALTVTVKRDKDGYASNWLCDHAHPGMRIHVLAPSGNFVPKTLDGDFLLLAAGSGITPIMSICKSALSEGSGQVVLVYANRDDRSVIFGDALRELAAQYPDRLTVVHWLESLQGLPSAAALAKLAAPYTDREAFICGPGPFMQAVRDALESLKVPAQRIHLEVFRSLDTDPFAAVTIEDSGDEPPATAVVHLDGETHTVSWPRSAKLLDVLLDRGLDAPFSCREGHCGACACTLRSGKVTMEVNDVLEQQDLDEGLILACQSHPETDSVEVTYDE; from the coding sequence ATGTCAGAGGAGAAAGCCGGGGCCGTGGCCGACGACGTTCCCGACGAGCCGCTCGGCAGCCACGTGCTGGAGCTGCAGGTCGCCGACGTGATCGCCGAGACGGACGAGGCGCGTTCGCTGGTGTTCGCCGTGCCCGACGGTGCGGACATTCCGGCGGAGCGGCTGCGCTATGCGCCCGGCCAATTCCTGACCCTGCGCATCCCAAGCGACCGCACCGGATCGGTGGCCCGCTGTTACTCGCTGTGCAGCTCGCCGTTCACCGACGACGCGTTGACCGTCACGGTCAAGCGGGACAAGGACGGCTATGCGTCGAACTGGCTGTGCGACCACGCCCACCCGGGCATGCGAATCCACGTGCTGGCGCCGTCGGGCAACTTCGTGCCCAAGACGCTCGACGGCGACTTCCTGCTGCTGGCCGCGGGCAGCGGGATCACGCCGATCATGTCGATCTGCAAGTCCGCGCTGTCCGAGGGCAGCGGACAGGTGGTGCTGGTCTACGCCAACCGCGACGACCGCTCGGTGATCTTCGGCGATGCTTTGCGGGAGTTGGCCGCCCAGTATCCGGACCGGCTGACCGTGGTGCATTGGCTGGAGTCGTTGCAGGGGCTGCCCAGCGCGGCGGCGCTGGCGAAGCTGGCCGCCCCCTACACCGATCGCGAGGCGTTCATCTGCGGGCCGGGCCCGTTCATGCAGGCGGTCCGCGACGCCCTGGAATCACTGAAGGTGCCCGCGCAGCGCATCCACCTGGAGGTGTTCCGGTCGCTGGACACCGATCCGTTCGCCGCGGTGACGATCGAAGACTCCGGTGACGAACCGCCGGCCACGGCGGTGGTGCACCTCGACGGTGAGACGCACACCGTGTCGTGGCCGCGCAGCGCGAAGCTGCTCGACGTGTTGCTGGACCGCGGGCTGGACGCGCCGTTTTCGTGCCGGGAAGGCCACTGCGGGGCCTGCGCCTGCACGTTGCGCAGCGGCAAGGTGACCATGGAAGTCAACGACGTGCTCGAGCAGCAAGATCTCGACGAAGGGCTCATCTTGGCCTGCCAGTCGCACCCGGAGACGGATTCAGTCGAAGTCACCTACGACGAGTAG
- a CDS encoding PPE family protein yields the protein MTTPIWMASPPEVHSALLSSGPGPGSLLAAAGAWNSLSAEYASVAEELSTLLAGVQTGVWQGPSAESYVAANVPYLAWLMQASAVSAAAATQHETAAAAYTAALAAMPTLAELAANHATHAVLVATNFFGINTIPIALNEADYARMWVQAATTMATYHTVSSTAVASTPQTDPPPQIQKTNSSSSSGSQDEGPGPTDPSWWTERLGKIFSAFENELLNPNPTNAETLYTILTYWIPRWEGEVYLTFAPQLTQLTQLSVGLIAPALPMAASAGLAGLGGLTQPAATAPAVPEVAAPAPSAIGPAVGMAPPAAAPSVASVTAPAPSPTSTAASVPSTAPPSAPPAPPASGGESFTPPYVVGPPGVGLGSTMSTGADAKEESPQPDATVAAGAASDRAKAEWRRRRRSGLIDRGHRYEYLEPESDDEPDASADTDDRVAPVTASDQGAGIQGFAGTAHQPGAGQAAGLATLSGDSVGGPTMPMMPSSWRPDTDEPDI from the coding sequence ATGACCACGCCGATCTGGATGGCGTCGCCGCCTGAGGTGCATTCGGCGTTGCTCTCCAGCGGTCCAGGGCCCGGGTCGTTACTGGCCGCGGCGGGCGCGTGGAACTCGTTGAGCGCGGAATACGCCTCGGTTGCTGAGGAGCTCAGCACGTTGCTCGCAGGGGTACAGACCGGCGTGTGGCAGGGTCCCAGCGCGGAGTCGTATGTCGCAGCCAATGTGCCGTACCTGGCCTGGCTGATGCAGGCCAGCGCCGTCAGCGCGGCAGCGGCCACCCAGCATGAGACGGCGGCCGCGGCGTATACCGCCGCATTGGCGGCCATGCCGACGCTCGCCGAGTTGGCCGCCAACCATGCGACCCATGCCGTGTTGGTGGCGACCAATTTCTTTGGCATCAACACGATACCGATCGCGCTCAACGAGGCCGACTACGCAAGGATGTGGGTTCAGGCGGCCACCACGATGGCGACCTATCACACGGTGTCGAGCACGGCGGTGGCCTCGACGCCGCAGACCGACCCGCCACCGCAGATCCAGAAGACCAACAGCAGCTCCAGCAGCGGAAGCCAAGACGAGGGGCCGGGCCCTACCGATCCGAGCTGGTGGACAGAGCGCTTGGGCAAAATCTTCAGCGCCTTTGAGAATGAGTTGCTCAATCCGAATCCGACGAACGCCGAGACGCTCTACACGATTCTCACCTACTGGATTCCCCGCTGGGAGGGCGAGGTCTACCTCACGTTCGCTCCGCAGCTGACGCAGTTAACCCAGCTCTCGGTGGGCCTGATCGCCCCGGCGCTGCCGATGGCGGCGTCCGCGGGCCTGGCCGGGCTGGGCGGCTTGACTCAGCCAGCCGCCACAGCACCCGCCGTCCCTGAAGTCGCCGCGCCGGCACCGTCCGCGATCGGACCGGCCGTCGGGATGGCTCCGCCGGCTGCCGCACCCAGCGTGGCCTCGGTGACTGCCCCGGCGCCGTCGCCCACCTCCACCGCGGCCTCTGTTCCCAGCACCGCGCCGCCGTCGGCGCCGCCCGCACCGCCCGCCAGCGGAGGCGAGAGCTTTACGCCTCCCTACGTGGTGGGTCCGCCCGGTGTCGGGCTGGGTTCGACGATGAGCACCGGCGCCGACGCCAAGGAGGAGTCTCCGCAGCCCGATGCCACAGTGGCGGCGGGTGCCGCGTCTGACAGGGCAAAGGCAGAGTGGCGCCGGCGCAGGCGCTCTGGACTGATCGACCGAGGGCACCGCTATGAATATCTCGAGCCGGAATCGGATGACGAGCCCGACGCTTCGGCAGACACCGACGACCGAGTCGCCCCGGTGACGGCCTCGGATCAGGGCGCGGGCATCCAGGGATTCGCTGGAACAGCCCACCAGCCTGGTGCGGGACAAGCGGCCGGGCTGGCCACGCTGAGCGGCGATTCGGTCGGCGGCCCGACCATGCCGATGATGCCAAGCAGTTGGCGCCCCGACACCGACGAGCCTGACATCTGA